The sequence TCTAATAAACTAAGTTCAAATTCTATAGTTTCTAAGGCATTTAGCCTTAACTTATCCATAATTCTCCTTATATATTTCTAAAGAAAAGATAGTTTCGTGGGTAACAAGAACTATCTTACTTTATATTTCTTAGTTAACATATTTTTTTATTTGTAGCAAGTGAAATCTTATAATGAGAATTGCTGAATTAAATTGACAACCCCTAACTTCTATGTCATAATTTACTAAGTTATAATTAAGTATTTTAATCTTCTTTTAATCTTCTTTTCAAATAATAAAGCCATGCTTAAAAAGATCTTAATTGTAGATAAATTACGTAGCTTTATCATCAATGCCAAGAATATCTTAGAAAGAGCAGGGTATAAAACATTATCAACTGATAATGGTTTAGAAGCTCTAAAATTAGCCTTTGCAGAAGGTCCAGATCTGATTATTTCAGAATTAGATATTCCTTCATTAAAAGGAGACCATCTTTGTCGATTACTAAAGAATAATCTAGCTACTCAAGAAATTCCTTTTATCCTTCTGACTAATCCAAACTATAACCAAAAGAAATTTTCAGATCTTCAAATTGAACCAGACGAATACTTCTCTAAGGAAATTATCAAAGGATTAGAATCCCCTCAGCTTATTCATATTGTAGAAACTCTGATTAATAAAAAAAGAAGGTCACCTCAAGTTTTGATAAAAAAGATTCCAGAAACTCCTCTGGAGGCCTTGTCTTTAACTAACAAACTTTTAGATAATAAGCTTTACGAAGCTACTATCCTTAAAAAGATCCTTCTCTCTAAAAATACCTATAAATATGAAGAGACCATTGTTCATATTTTAGGGCTTTTAGGAGAGATTATTGATAGTGATGTAGCTACTCTCTTTATAAAAAGAATGAATACGGCTTTTATGGCCATTTGTCTTTTTAAACCAGTGAGTGATAAGTTTATTGAAAAAATTAAGAAGAATATTTTTTCTTTTATCCAAAAGGAAGGGATTGAGTATGATCATGAATATTTCAGGGTAAAAATTTTCCATGAGCAAAAATTCAATAACGAGTTGCCTCTGGCTGAAGCTTTAGAATCCTATATCGACCTTCCTCTTACTTCTCGTAATCATATTAAGGGTATATTAGCTTTAGGAAGTAAAAATAAAGAAGCTTTTCCTAAGCTTATAAAGAATACCTTTGAAAATATCATTGAGGTAGCTTCTACGGTGTTAGATAATGTTTTTATATATGAACAAATCAGGACTTTAGAGATTAGTGACAGCTTGACTGGGCTTTATAACCATCGTTACTTTCAAGAAAAATTAGAAGAAGAATTTATTCGAGCCAAGAGATATAAGACTACATTTTCTTTAATCATTATCGATATTGATAATTTTAAGACCTTTAATGAAATTTATGGTTTTAAGGTGGGAGACCTTATCTTAAAGGAGATGGGTTATTTAATCTACCATAACTTTCGAATAATGGATATTCCAGCTCGCTATGGAGGAAAAAAGTTTTCTTTAATTCTTCCTGAGACAGATTTAGAAGGAACAAAGTTTTCGGCAGAAAGGTTAAGGGCAAATACTCAAAAACATACTATTAAAGGCTTGGATAAGTTTATTACTATAAGTATAGGGTTTTCTGAATACTCTCCTGATTTAAAAGACAAAAAAGAATTTTTAAATCAAGTTGAAACTGCTCTTAAAAAAGCTAAAGAATTAGGTAAGAACAAGGTAGTTTCTTGGAAAGAAATAGAAAAGGAAGCAGAGTAATTTGTGGAGATTCTTTGAGTGAAGTTAATAGATGTTCATTGCCATCTTCAAGAAAAAGAGTTTGGTCAAGACTTAGACCATGTAATCCAAAGAGCAAAAGAGGGAGGAGTTTCAAAGGTTATCATCTCTACTTTGAGTTTAGAGGAGATTTATAAAGCCTATGAGATGGTGAAGGCTTATCAAGGCTATGTATATCTTACCGTTGGGTATAGTCCAACCACATTTAATTTCGCTGAAATAAAAGAGATCCAGGAGTTTATAAGGAAAAATAAAGAAAAGATTGTAGGCATTGGCGAAGTTGGTTTAGATTATTATTGGGGTAAAAAAGAAGAAAGGGAAGTCCAAAAGAGACTTTTCGAGGAATGGATTTTTCTGGCTAAGGAAGTTGATCTTCCTCTTGTTGTTCACTCTCGAAGCGCTGGTAAGGATGCTCTTGAATTTCTTTTAGAAAATTCTCCCCAAAGAGTCTTGATGCATGCCTTTGATGGAAAGAGAAGTTGGGCAAAAAAAGGAGAAGAAGCTGGTTTTTACTTTTCTATTCCTACCTCGGTGGTTCATTCAATTCAGAAACAAAAATTAGTTGAATCTTTAAAGATAGAATCTATGATGCTTGAAACTGATTCTCCTGTGCTTTCACCAGTTAAAGGGGAGAGAAATGAACCAGTTAATCTAAAGTATGCCTTAGAAAAGGTATCGAGTATAAAAAGTTTTCCCCAAGAAGAAGTAGCTGAAATTATAACTTACCAGACGGCAAAATTTTTTAATCTTAATCTAAATTAATTAAGAACTGGTTATAAATTTATCATTAACCTAATTACCTCATTTTGTATTATTTAAGTTTAAGGAGTCAATTATGTCCTTGGAAGAAAAAATGTTTAGTTGTTTAAAATGTGGGTTTTTTAAGCTTGTTACTACTTATATTGGACAATGCTTAGCTAAAAATACTTTAATTTGGAAAAAAAAGTTTAGTCAGGAAAGATGGTGCGAAGATTATATGCCTCGCCTTGAATGGATGTTACCTGAAGAACATAAAAAGCTTCAACAGGTTTTAAAAGATAGGCAAGAAAAACCAGAAGATTTATTAAATCTTAATTTTTTAAATGAGAAATCCAAGGAAATAAAAAAGATTTATAACTTGCCCCTCTTAGGTAAAATTTCTTCAGTTAAGGTTATAGAAGGAGTTTTAAAAGCAGTTCTTTTAATCGCTGTCTGTGTCTTAGTAGCTACAATAATCATTTCTACCATTATTTGCCCTTAAGATAGATCTTACTATCGAACTCAAGTTAATTTAATCTTCCATTTTTCAAAGATTTGTTTTATCCGATCTCAAAAAAACAATGAAGAGTAAGCATCTTTTCTTTTTAATCATAACGGCTATTACTCTCTTTTATGGTTACTTAGCCATTTATCTCCTTCCTCCCAACTCTTTCTTTACTATGGATAATGGGGTTAAATTTATCCAGGTTCAAGGTCTCATCTTGAATAACTTTAAAAATATTCATCTTCCTTATCCTGGAAAATACTTAGATCCAAGTTTTAATTTTTTTCCAATTAGACCTCCTTGGAAGACATTAGAGCCTCATATTCACCTAAAAGATAATCAAGCTTATTCTATGCATCCTTTTATCTTTCCTTTCTTAAGTTCTTACTTTTATAAGATCTTTGGCTTTTATGGACTCTTTTTTATCCCTATTATCTCTTCATTCTTTTCCTTAATCTTAATCTATCTCTTGGTAAATAAGATTGTCCCTCAATATTCTCTTTTCTCTATTCTCCTTACCGGACTTGGTAGTCCCTTATTCTTTTATAGTTTAATCTTTTGGGAACATACTCTTTCTATCTTTATAACTACTTTAATATTTTACTTACTTTGCTTAAATAAGGGGCCTTCTAAGATAGCTTATTTCTTTATTGGGCTACTAATTGGCCTTAATTCCTGGATTAGAATGGAGACCACCATTCTTTCCATATCCATGATCATCATTCTTTACCTTCTCCAAAGCCGC comes from bacterium and encodes:
- a CDS encoding TatD family hydrolase yields the protein MKLIDVHCHLQEKEFGQDLDHVIQRAKEGGVSKVIISTLSLEEIYKAYEMVKAYQGYVYLTVGYSPTTFNFAEIKEIQEFIRKNKEKIVGIGEVGLDYYWGKKEEREVQKRLFEEWIFLAKEVDLPLVVHSRSAGKDALEFLLENSPQRVLMHAFDGKRSWAKKGEEAGFYFSIPTSVVHSIQKQKLVESLKIESMMLETDSPVLSPVKGERNEPVNLKYALEKVSSIKSFPQEEVAEIITYQTAKFFNLNLN
- a CDS encoding diguanylate cyclase, which codes for MLKKILIVDKLRSFIINAKNILERAGYKTLSTDNGLEALKLAFAEGPDLIISELDIPSLKGDHLCRLLKNNLATQEIPFILLTNPNYNQKKFSDLQIEPDEYFSKEIIKGLESPQLIHIVETLINKKRRSPQVLIKKIPETPLEALSLTNKLLDNKLYEATILKKILLSKNTYKYEETIVHILGLLGEIIDSDVATLFIKRMNTAFMAICLFKPVSDKFIEKIKKNIFSFIQKEGIEYDHEYFRVKIFHEQKFNNELPLAEALESYIDLPLTSRNHIKGILALGSKNKEAFPKLIKNTFENIIEVASTVLDNVFIYEQIRTLEISDSLTGLYNHRYFQEKLEEEFIRAKRYKTTFSLIIIDIDNFKTFNEIYGFKVGDLILKEMGYLIYHNFRIMDIPARYGGKKFSLILPETDLEGTKFSAERLRANTQKHTIKGLDKFITISIGFSEYSPDLKDKKEFLNQVETALKKAKELGKNKVVSWKEIEKEAE